A DNA window from Rhizobium sp. NXC14 contains the following coding sequences:
- the nuoE gene encoding NADH-quinone oxidoreductase subunit NuoE, with translation MTMREKIEEAAARYPDQRSAIMPALLIAQEEHGHLPGPVLEEVADILGVERIWVYELATFYTLFHTEPVGMFHLQLCNNVSCMLCGSEDLLDHLETMLGIRKGGTTPDGLFTLSTVECLGACEMAPVMQVGDDYHGHLDVTRINALLDSLRAIAGAASVEHISARLPGE, from the coding sequence ATGACCATGCGCGAAAAGATCGAAGAGGCGGCGGCGCGGTATCCCGACCAGCGCTCTGCGATCATGCCCGCGCTCCTGATCGCGCAGGAAGAACATGGCCATCTGCCTGGGCCAGTGCTGGAAGAGGTCGCCGACATTCTCGGAGTCGAGCGAATCTGGGTCTACGAGTTGGCGACCTTCTACACCCTCTTCCATACCGAACCGGTGGGGATGTTCCACCTGCAGCTCTGTAACAATGTTTCCTGCATGCTGTGCGGATCGGAGGACCTGCTAGACCATCTGGAAACGATGCTGGGGATCAGGAAAGGCGGCACCACCCCGGACGGGCTGTTCACGCTTTCGACGGTCGAATGCCTCGGCGCCTGCGAGATGGCCCCGGTGATGCAAGTCGGCGACGATTACCACGGCCACCTTGATGTGACGCGGATAAACGCACTGTTGGACAGCCTGCGGGCGATAGCGGGAGCCGCGAGCGTCGAGCACATCTCTGCGCGGCTGCCGGGGGAGTAG
- the nuoD gene encoding NADH dehydrogenase (quinone) subunit D has product MTEVTELSRPEGEALNTKEVLLNLGPQHPSTHGVLRLVLELDGEFVERVDPHIGYLHRGTEKLAESFTYTQIFPLTDRLDYLCPPSNNLAFALAVEKLLGIEAPIRAQYIRVMMAELARISGHLLITGALPMDLGAMTALLYVMREREMIMDLLEMITGARMHTSFCRVGGVREDLPDGFFPKIREFCDIFPNRIRDYERLLEDNRVFLNRTKGIGVISAEDGIDLGLSGPNLRASGVDWDIRRDEPYEIYDRLAFNVITRDEGDCYARWRCRVDEMRESMRIIEQCIDQMPEGPFQIDMPTIAFPLDKDRVHCSMEALIQHFDLSAYGFKVPKGEVYSAIEAPKGELGFYIISDGSPKPFRMKVRAPSFVNLQALFGVTNARYLADMIAVLGSLDPVMAEVDK; this is encoded by the coding sequence ATGACTGAAGTCACCGAGCTCAGCAGGCCTGAGGGTGAAGCGCTCAATACCAAGGAGGTGCTTCTCAACCTCGGTCCGCAGCACCCCAGCACCCATGGGGTTCTTCGGCTCGTTCTCGAACTGGACGGCGAGTTCGTCGAGCGCGTCGATCCGCATATCGGCTATCTCCATCGGGGCACCGAAAAACTGGCGGAGAGCTTCACCTATACCCAGATTTTCCCACTGACAGACCGGCTCGATTATCTCTGTCCGCCTTCGAACAACCTCGCCTTCGCGCTGGCGGTGGAGAAACTCCTCGGCATAGAAGCGCCGATCCGAGCGCAATATATCCGCGTGATGATGGCCGAGCTGGCACGAATCTCCGGTCACCTCCTGATCACGGGCGCGCTGCCGATGGATCTCGGCGCCATGACCGCGCTGCTTTACGTCATGCGCGAGCGCGAAATGATCATGGACCTCCTGGAAATGATCACCGGTGCGCGCATGCACACGTCCTTCTGCCGGGTCGGCGGGGTGCGCGAGGACCTGCCTGACGGGTTCTTCCCCAAGATCCGGGAGTTTTGCGACATTTTTCCGAACCGTATCCGCGACTATGAGCGACTGCTCGAAGATAACCGGGTGTTTCTCAATCGCACGAAGGGGATCGGCGTGATCTCCGCAGAGGATGGCATCGATCTCGGCCTCAGCGGCCCGAACCTGCGTGCTTCCGGTGTCGACTGGGACATCCGCCGCGACGAGCCCTACGAGATCTATGATAGGCTGGCGTTCAACGTCATCACCCGTGACGAGGGCGATTGCTATGCACGCTGGCGATGCCGCGTCGATGAGATGCGCGAGAGCATGAGGATCATCGAACAATGCATCGACCAGATGCCTGAGGGGCCGTTCCAGATCGACATGCCGACCATCGCCTTCCCGCTGGACAAGGATCGGGTGCACTGCTCGATGGAGGCGCTGATCCAGCATTTCGACCTGTCGGCCTACGGCTTCAAGGTGCCGAAGGGCGAGGTCTATTCGGCGATCGAGGCGCCAAAGGGCGAGCTTGGCTTTTACATCATCAGCGACGGGTCGCCAAAACCGTTCCGCATGAAAGTGCGGGCACCCTCGTTCGTCAACCTTCAGGCCCTCTTCGGGGTCACCAACGCCCGCTATCTGGCGGACATGATCGCCGTGCTCGGCAGCCTCGACCCTGTGATGGCGGAGGTGGACAAGTAG
- the nuoH gene encoding NADH-quinone oxidoreductase subunit NuoH produces the protein MELIVALGLIVLKVAFLIAILLLLPLPLTWLERKVAGHIQQRMGPMRVGWHGLLQPVADGIKLLTKEDHIPAEADRFLFKLAPILALAPPFVVFVAIPFGETVTVLGHGITLYVSNMNVALLFVFSVIGIEVYGVIFGGWASNSKYAVLGSLRTCAQMISYEIPMGFAVIGVVILAQSMSLLEIVRAQADVWNIVYQPVGFLVFFVAGLAEAQRIPFDLAEAEGDLGAGFHTEYSGIRFAFFMVSEYAIVLLVSVLVVILFFGGWNGVLIPLPPLLWFALKVAFFVYVFIWFRFTFPRYRYDQLMAIGWKVLLPLSMANIIITGILLGVVTAP, from the coding sequence ATGGAACTTATCGTCGCCCTTGGCCTAATCGTCTTGAAGGTCGCGTTCCTGATTGCGATCCTGCTGTTGCTACCCTTGCCGCTCACCTGGCTGGAACGCAAGGTCGCCGGGCACATCCAGCAGCGGATGGGGCCGATGCGCGTGGGATGGCACGGGCTGTTGCAGCCGGTGGCGGACGGAATCAAGCTCCTGACGAAAGAGGATCACATCCCGGCCGAGGCCGACCGGTTCCTGTTCAAACTGGCGCCAATCCTGGCGCTCGCTCCGCCCTTTGTGGTGTTCGTCGCGATCCCCTTCGGCGAAACTGTCACGGTCCTCGGCCACGGGATCACGCTCTACGTCTCCAACATGAATGTGGCGCTCCTTTTCGTTTTCTCGGTGATCGGGATCGAGGTCTATGGCGTCATCTTTGGCGGCTGGGCCTCCAACAGCAAATACGCTGTCCTGGGCAGCCTCAGAACCTGCGCCCAGATGATCAGCTACGAAATCCCGATGGGGTTCGCGGTCATCGGCGTGGTCATTCTGGCGCAGTCCATGAGCCTTCTCGAGATCGTGCGGGCGCAGGCCGATGTCTGGAACATCGTCTACCAACCGGTCGGGTTCTTGGTGTTCTTCGTCGCCGGATTGGCCGAAGCGCAGCGCATTCCCTTCGACCTGGCGGAAGCGGAAGGGGATCTAGGGGCCGGGTTCCATACCGAATACAGCGGTATCCGCTTTGCCTTCTTTATGGTCAGCGAATATGCCATCGTATTGCTTGTGTCGGTCTTGGTGGTGATCCTGTTCTTCGGCGGCTGGAACGGTGTTCTGATTCCCTTGCCACCGCTCCTGTGGTTTGCTCTCAAGGTCGCGTTCTTCGTCTATGTGTTTATTTGGTTCCGCTTCACTTTCCCCCGCTACCGCTACGATCAGTTGATGGCGATCGGATGGAAGGTCTTGCTTCCTCTGTCGATGGCGAACATAATTATAACCGGTATACTTTTAGGGGTCGTAACGGCCCCGTAG
- a CDS encoding CBS domain-containing protein: MFVGEIMKNKGVGVIAVAPDQTMVEVLRLFRDNNIGFVVVSRSNSKYLGTVSERDCCNAVAEYGAAAAAMRVADIMNRNVATCSTQDLLPVAMGIMTQRRTRHVLVTDGGNVVGVVSIGDVVKHRLDEAQRTEQELQDYICGTRYH; encoded by the coding sequence ATGTTTGTCGGTGAAATCATGAAGAACAAGGGTGTCGGTGTCATCGCAGTCGCCCCCGATCAGACGATGGTGGAGGTACTGAGGTTGTTTCGAGACAACAATATCGGCTTCGTCGTCGTGAGCCGATCAAACAGCAAATACCTCGGTACGGTGTCGGAGCGGGATTGCTGCAATGCGGTGGCGGAATACGGGGCCGCGGCAGCGGCGATGCGGGTCGCGGACATCATGAACCGCAATGTCGCAACGTGTTCGACACAAGATCTGCTACCCGTCGCGATGGGGATCATGACCCAGCGGCGTACGCGCCATGTGTTGGTCACGGATGGAGGCAACGTTGTCGGCGTGGTCAGCATCGGAGATGTGGTTAAGCACAGGCTCGACGAAGCGCAGCGTACAGAGCAGGAGCTGCAGGATTACATATGCGGGACCAGGTATCACTGA
- a CDS encoding pseudouridine synthase has protein sequence MRDRRPSHKTRERLKPAADTAGKRVTLPRALSKLGYCSRTQAERLIAESRVTVDGRTVSDASAWVDLSTARISVDGLVIAAEAKIYLMLNKPRGLVTTRHDPEGRPTVYDCLKNFDIPHLSPVGRLDKASEGLLLFTNDTEFAQTLLDPLTHVTKTYHVQIDRLIDDEEIAAMTSGIRHDGELLTATATRRLRQGDRNSWIEVELDEGRNRQIRRMLEALGAECLRLVRVAIGGLELGELPKGAVRALTEGELHGLRRRAGLERARR, from the coding sequence ATGAGGGACCGGCGCCCATCGCATAAGACACGCGAGCGGCTGAAGCCTGCCGCCGACACTGCAGGCAAGCGGGTCACCCTTCCGCGCGCCCTTTCCAAACTCGGCTATTGCTCCCGTACCCAGGCCGAACGGCTGATTGCCGAAAGCCGCGTCACCGTCGACGGCCGTACCGTCAGCGATGCCTCTGCATGGGTCGATCTGTCGACGGCGAGGATCAGTGTCGACGGACTTGTCATTGCCGCCGAGGCGAAAATCTATTTGATGCTCAACAAGCCACGCGGGCTCGTCACGACCCGCCATGATCCCGAGGGCAGGCCGACCGTCTATGATTGCCTCAAGAATTTCGACATCCCGCACCTCTCTCCTGTAGGTCGGCTCGACAAGGCGAGCGAAGGCCTGCTGCTTTTCACCAACGACACCGAGTTCGCCCAGACCTTGCTCGATCCGCTCACCCATGTGACCAAAACCTATCATGTCCAGATCGACCGCCTCATTGACGACGAGGAGATTGCCGCTATGACATCCGGCATCCGTCACGACGGCGAATTGCTGACGGCCACCGCCACACGACGCCTGCGCCAGGGTGACAGAAACTCATGGATCGAGGTCGAGCTCGATGAAGGCCGCAATCGTCAGATCCGTCGTATGCTGGAGGCGCTCGGGGCCGAATGTTTGCGCCTTGTGCGGGTCGCAATCGGCGGGCTCGAACTCGGCGAACTCCCAAAAGGCGCCGTGCGTGCGCTGACCGAAGGAGAATTGCATGGGTTGCGCCGAAGAGCCGGCTTGGAAAGGGCGAGACGTTGA
- a CDS encoding phosphoribosyltransferase yields the protein MAPHDFWQEIHPPGTFPHDREFTTFYVATLEDGRQLRLPIRVLADGDHALASLIVNQASFAVLDALADGLAEKIGPMGVDVVAGLPTLGLTLAAAVAQKLDHGRYVPLGTSRKFWYRDELSVPLSSITTPTQDKRLYIDPRMLPLLTRRRVALIDDVISSGASIVSGLDLLTACGIEPVVIGAAMLQSERWRDSLATAGPQWVARVRGVFATPVLERNAEGRWQASARPKT from the coding sequence ATGGCGCCGCATGACTTCTGGCAGGAGATTCACCCGCCCGGCACCTTTCCCCACGATCGGGAGTTCACGACTTTCTATGTCGCCACGCTGGAAGACGGCCGCCAGCTTCGCCTGCCGATACGTGTGTTGGCAGATGGCGATCACGCCCTCGCTTCGCTGATTGTCAACCAGGCGAGCTTCGCCGTCCTCGACGCGTTGGCCGACGGTCTCGCGGAAAAGATCGGACCTATGGGCGTCGACGTCGTCGCCGGCCTGCCGACGCTCGGCTTGACGCTTGCAGCCGCCGTTGCGCAGAAGCTCGATCACGGCCGCTATGTCCCGCTCGGCACCTCGCGCAAGTTCTGGTACCGCGACGAGCTCTCCGTTCCTCTGTCATCGATCACGACGCCGACACAGGACAAGCGCCTCTATATCGATCCGCGCATGTTGCCGCTGCTGACCAGGCGGCGCGTCGCCCTGATCGATGACGTCATTTCCAGCGGCGCATCGATCGTCTCGGGCCTTGATCTGCTGACGGCCTGCGGCATCGAACCCGTCGTCATAGGCGCGGCCATGCTGCAATCGGAGCGCTGGCGCGACAGCCTCGCAACTGCCGGGCCGCAGTGGGTCGCGCGCGTCCGCGGTGTCTTCGCAACGCCCGTGCTGGAGCGGAATGCTGAGGGCCGCTGGCAGGCTTCGGCCCGACCGAAGACGTGA
- a CDS encoding NADH-quinone oxidoreductase subunit C: MSAEPSLNRAPIMERFGETIDDLGTAHGIDAFAVPPERIVELCRLLKEHPALQFNFLSDICGVDHYPETPRFEAVYHLYSLPNRWRVRIKCRLGDPPEVPSVTGVWRTANWHEREAWDMYGIRFEGHPDLRRIYMWEGFEGFPQRKDFPLRGYKDKLNPFGAEGPPPTQPDLATRDIP, encoded by the coding sequence ATGAGTGCGGAGCCGTCCCTCAATCGCGCTCCGATCATGGAGCGCTTCGGAGAAACAATCGACGACCTCGGCACTGCGCACGGTATCGACGCCTTTGCCGTTCCGCCCGAGAGGATCGTTGAGCTCTGCCGGCTCCTGAAAGAGCATCCGGCGCTGCAGTTCAATTTCCTCTCGGACATTTGCGGCGTCGATCATTACCCCGAAACGCCGCGGTTCGAGGCGGTCTACCATCTTTATTCGCTGCCCAACAGGTGGCGGGTCCGCATTAAGTGCCGACTTGGCGATCCTCCTGAAGTGCCTTCGGTCACGGGAGTCTGGCGTACCGCCAACTGGCATGAGCGTGAGGCCTGGGACATGTACGGTATCCGGTTCGAGGGACATCCCGATCTGCGCCGGATCTACATGTGGGAAGGCTTCGAGGGCTTCCCACAGCGTAAGGATTTCCCCCTCAGGGGCTATAAGGACAAGTTGAATCCCTTCGGTGCCGAGGGTCCGCCGCCAACGCAGCCCGACCTTGCCACCAGGGACATTCCGTAA
- the nuoG gene encoding NADH-quinone oxidoreductase subunit NuoG has protein sequence MLNVTIDGQTLEVEAGSTVLQAARHLGIDIPTFCYLKRLPPLASCRMCLVEIEGLRRLQPSCATAVTDGMVVRTNTPLIEETRSSMLDMLLANHPLDCPICDKGGECELQNMVMAYGPRESQFRDDKRVFHSEDIRLSPVIIMNVNRCIQCQRCVRMCEEVVGAVALGTVEKGMDTAVTGFEGSLASCDQCGNCVEVCPVGALMSFPYRYKARPWDLVETDTICPHCGTGCQLTVGTRKGEFMRVRSKWGEGVNHETVCVRGRFGLDFVASRDRIKQPMIRQDGALVPVSWDDAGDYLRRRLLAVESKEAGGLVSPRLPNEVLYQFQKLMRTVFRTNNIDCSSRWAAPFDTLGPLLGTFYSRTPLADVIGNDCVLVVGGNVTEENPVTEYLLRDAARRRQAGLLMLSARPSRLDADARVVVRVPPGGEEASLAAVVAALMAAARQTLPGDAFADIGAMVGRPAAGTGSDGPDRLATALKEARSVTVLVSVDLLRSPEARATLLQLYNLLQVLRLLGKGPAMQFLFDRANQLGAWDMGVLPAALPGLRAVADDAARAALARNWGAQIPSEPGANLDAMLELCIGGRMGAFYIVGTDPLVAYPDRDFVTRALGAVDLLIVQDAFLTDTAGMAEVVLPAAGYGEESGTFTNNEGRIQNVRKFRKPVFDARGNLAIIDFVAALRSKALPPSTRGEIFDEIARLVPAYQGLTQDGLGADGAFTKAVPTLSAGVFLAPPSAPTAADRLMLITGDCLFHNGYLSERSDTLNTVANDPYVTMSAQDTAELGLSDGDQVIVRSGQGELSAQLKVDRRFPKGLVFVPENYRALRLNSLLRRGEYPCAVEVQKAHATPEVAPPGRIWRGV, from the coding sequence ATGCTTAATGTCACGATCGATGGACAAACGCTGGAAGTTGAGGCTGGCTCGACGGTGCTGCAGGCCGCCCGGCATTTGGGCATCGATATTCCGACCTTCTGCTATCTGAAGCGTCTGCCGCCGCTGGCCTCCTGCCGCATGTGTCTGGTGGAGATCGAGGGCCTGCGGCGGCTGCAGCCGTCCTGCGCTACTGCGGTCACCGATGGCATGGTCGTGCGGACGAATACGCCTCTGATCGAGGAAACGCGCTCTTCTATGCTCGACATGCTGCTCGCCAATCACCCCCTCGACTGCCCGATCTGCGACAAGGGCGGCGAATGCGAGCTTCAGAACATGGTAATGGCTTATGGGCCCCGCGAAAGCCAGTTCCGCGATGACAAACGTGTGTTCCACTCCGAGGACATTCGCCTCAGCCCGGTCATCATCATGAACGTCAACCGCTGCATCCAGTGCCAGCGCTGCGTCCGGATGTGCGAGGAGGTCGTCGGCGCGGTGGCGCTGGGCACCGTCGAGAAAGGGATGGATACCGCCGTCACCGGCTTCGAGGGCAGTCTGGCGAGTTGCGACCAGTGCGGCAATTGCGTCGAGGTCTGCCCGGTCGGCGCGCTGATGAGCTTCCCCTACCGCTACAAGGCGCGCCCCTGGGATCTCGTAGAGACCGACACGATCTGCCCGCATTGTGGCACCGGTTGCCAGCTGACAGTGGGCACGCGCAAGGGCGAGTTCATGCGGGTGCGCTCGAAGTGGGGCGAAGGTGTCAACCACGAAACTGTCTGCGTGCGAGGACGCTTCGGCCTCGATTTCGTTGCAAGCCGGGACCGGATCAAGCAGCCAATGATCCGTCAGGATGGCGCCCTGGTCCCGGTTTCCTGGGACGACGCGGGGGATTATCTGCGCCGGCGACTGTTGGCTGTCGAGAGCAAGGAGGCCGGCGGGCTGGTCTCGCCTCGCCTGCCCAACGAGGTGCTTTATCAGTTCCAGAAGCTGATGCGAACAGTATTCCGGACCAACAACATTGATTGTTCGTCACGCTGGGCCGCGCCCTTCGATACGCTCGGCCCGCTATTGGGAACTTTCTACAGCCGCACACCGCTGGCCGACGTAATCGGCAACGACTGCGTGCTCGTCGTCGGCGGCAACGTGACCGAGGAGAATCCCGTCACCGAATACCTGCTGCGAGACGCCGCGCGGCGGCGGCAGGCCGGATTGCTGATGCTTTCGGCGCGGCCCTCGCGGCTGGACGCCGATGCCAGGGTGGTGGTTCGCGTGCCGCCGGGCGGAGAAGAGGCAAGCCTTGCGGCGGTGGTAGCCGCGCTCATGGCGGCGGCCCGTCAAACCTTGCCGGGCGACGCATTTGCGGACATCGGGGCGATGGTCGGCAGGCCGGCAGCGGGCACCGGCAGCGACGGGCCGGATCGTCTGGCCACCGCGCTCAAGGAAGCCCGTAGCGTCACCGTGCTTGTCAGCGTCGACCTCCTGAGATCACCCGAAGCGCGCGCGACGCTGCTGCAGCTCTACAACCTGCTGCAGGTTCTCCGCCTGCTAGGCAAGGGCCCGGCGATGCAGTTTCTCTTCGACCGTGCCAACCAGCTGGGCGCCTGGGACATGGGGGTCCTGCCGGCGGCTCTCCCAGGGCTGCGGGCCGTCGCCGATGACGCGGCGCGCGCAGCTCTTGCACGAAACTGGGGCGCCCAAATCCCGTCTGAACCCGGTGCGAATCTCGATGCCATGCTGGAGCTCTGCATCGGTGGCCGGATGGGCGCTTTCTACATCGTCGGAACCGACCCCCTGGTCGCCTATCCCGACCGGGACTTTGTGACGCGGGCGCTTGGCGCAGTTGATCTCCTGATCGTGCAGGACGCGTTCCTCACGGATACGGCGGGCATGGCCGAGGTCGTCTTGCCTGCGGCGGGATACGGCGAGGAATCCGGAACGTTCACCAACAACGAGGGCCGGATCCAGAATGTTCGCAAATTCCGTAAGCCCGTCTTCGACGCGCGAGGCAATCTGGCGATTATCGACTTCGTCGCGGCGCTACGCAGCAAGGCGTTGCCGCCATCGACGCGAGGCGAAATTTTCGACGAGATTGCCCGGCTGGTCCCGGCTTATCAGGGGTTGACGCAGGACGGACTTGGCGCCGACGGCGCATTCACCAAGGCGGTGCCAACATTATCGGCTGGCGTGTTCCTTGCGCCGCCGTCCGCTCCAACAGCAGCCGACCGGCTCATGCTGATCACCGGCGACTGCCTGTTCCACAACGGATATCTTTCCGAACGGTCGGACACGCTGAACACAGTCGCCAACGATCCCTATGTCACGATGAGCGCGCAGGATACTGCGGAGCTTGGCCTTTCGGATGGCGATCAGGTAATCGTGCGTTCCGGCCAGGGCGAACTGTCGGCGCAGCTCAAGGTCGACAGGCGGTTTCCCAAGGGCCTCGTCTTCGTTCCGGAAAACTATAGAGCCTTGCGTCTCAACAGCCTGCTGCGTCGGGGCGAATATCCATGCGCGGTGGAAGTCCAGAAGGCGCATGCCACTCCTGAAGTCGCCCCCCCAGGCCGGATCTGGCGCGGGGTTTGA
- a CDS encoding NADH-quinone oxidoreductase subunit B: MGGVNNVIRDSVLFTTADSIISWSRRSALWPETFGIACCAIEMISAGCARYDLDRFGVVFRPSPRQSDVMIIAGTVTRKFAPVVRRLYDQMPEPRWVIAMGTCAISGGVYNTYAVVQGSETFVPVDVHVPGCPPRPEALMHGFLLLQEKIKKSRALAGTPLDRVKAS, encoded by the coding sequence ATGGGAGGCGTAAATAATGTGATCCGCGACAGCGTGCTGTTCACCACGGCCGACAGCATCATCAGTTGGAGCCGGAGATCGGCGCTGTGGCCGGAAACCTTCGGCATTGCCTGCTGCGCCATCGAAATGATCTCGGCCGGTTGCGCCCGCTACGATCTCGACCGGTTCGGCGTGGTGTTCCGCCCTTCACCGAGACAATCCGACGTCATGATTATCGCCGGCACCGTGACGCGGAAATTCGCGCCCGTTGTGCGGCGGCTCTATGACCAGATGCCGGAACCGCGCTGGGTCATCGCAATGGGCACCTGCGCTATTTCGGGCGGCGTCTACAACACCTATGCCGTGGTGCAGGGATCGGAAACCTTCGTGCCGGTCGATGTGCATGTGCCCGGCTGTCCGCCCCGGCCCGAGGCGCTGATGCACGGCTTCCTCCTGCTTCAAGAAAAGATCAAGAAGTCCCGGGCGCTCGCCGGCACACCTCTGGATCGGGTTAAAGCATCATGA
- a CDS encoding NADH-quinone oxidoreductase subunit I has product MSRALDRVGTWVGWAFFADLANALALTFGYLFSKSVTMQYPDNEKWLPYSRYRGHHFLKRDEEGEIKCVACELCARICPCDCIEVVPYEDEKGSRHPAKFEIDTARCLFCGLCEDACPADAIALGQQYEFSSFSSADLVIGRDDLLAKPGKAATGGGVVAARLNTKKDVLVETKETHGYNWWRNIRRT; this is encoded by the coding sequence ATGTCGCGCGCGCTGGACAGAGTTGGAACATGGGTTGGCTGGGCGTTCTTCGCCGATCTGGCGAATGCCTTGGCTCTGACCTTCGGATATCTGTTCTCCAAATCCGTGACCATGCAATATCCGGACAACGAAAAATGGCTACCCTACTCGCGTTACCGCGGGCATCACTTTCTGAAGCGCGACGAAGAGGGCGAGATCAAGTGCGTAGCCTGCGAACTCTGCGCGCGGATCTGTCCCTGCGACTGTATCGAAGTCGTCCCGTACGAGGACGAGAAGGGCAGCCGGCACCCGGCGAAATTTGAAATCGACACAGCCCGCTGCCTGTTCTGCGGGTTGTGCGAGGACGCCTGCCCGGCGGATGCAATCGCGCTTGGGCAACAATACGAATTTTCCAGTTTTTCCTCTGCTGACCTGGTGATCGGGCGCGACGATCTGCTCGCCAAGCCGGGTAAGGCGGCAACCGGCGGCGGCGTGGTCGCCGCGCGCCTGAATACGAAGAAGGACGTACTCGTCGAGACGAAAGAGACGCACGGCTACAACTGGTGGCGGAATATCCGGCGAACATGA
- the nuoF gene encoding NADH-quinone oxidoreductase subunit NuoF gives MFEPVLLKNVDVANDHLVSTYEAGGGYQALAKALREYTPDEVIDLVKRSNLRGRGGAGFPTGMKWGFVPKRTGKSTYLCCNADEGEPGTFKDRIIMERDPHQLIEGLAVSAYAIGAETAYVYVRGEYVTAIRRLEQAIAEAHAKGYLGKRILGSDFNFAVHIHCGAGAYICGEETAMLESLEGKRAQPRLKPPFPAVAGLYASPTVINNVETLACVPHIVARGADWFRGIGPDKSPGPKLYCLSGQVRKPGLYELPMGIPLRELVEEHAGGALPGRKIKAVIPGGVSAPVIPEHGLEVRMDFDSLAAAGSMLGSAGVIVIDDSTCMVKVATRIVEFFHHESCGKCTPCREGLNWVVKVLRRVEGGEGAAGDLEQLEMLCKGIFGNTFCALGDGAAMGLRAALKHFRDEFVVHVEERRCPFH, from the coding sequence ATGTTCGAGCCGGTTCTTCTGAAAAATGTCGATGTGGCGAATGATCATTTGGTGTCGACCTACGAGGCTGGCGGCGGCTACCAGGCGCTGGCGAAGGCGTTGCGCGAGTACACGCCTGACGAGGTTATCGACCTCGTCAAACGGTCCAACCTGCGCGGTCGCGGTGGTGCCGGATTCCCAACGGGCATGAAATGGGGTTTCGTGCCGAAGCGCACCGGCAAGTCGACATATCTGTGCTGCAACGCCGATGAGGGCGAACCCGGCACGTTCAAGGACCGGATCATCATGGAGCGCGACCCGCATCAACTGATCGAGGGGCTGGCGGTCAGTGCCTACGCGATCGGGGCCGAAACCGCCTATGTCTACGTTCGCGGAGAATATGTGACGGCGATCCGTCGTCTGGAACAAGCGATCGCCGAGGCCCACGCGAAGGGCTATCTCGGAAAGCGCATTCTGGGCTCGGATTTCAATTTCGCCGTACACATTCACTGCGGCGCCGGCGCCTATATCTGCGGCGAAGAGACTGCGATGCTCGAGTCGCTTGAGGGCAAGCGGGCGCAGCCGCGATTGAAGCCGCCGTTTCCGGCCGTGGCCGGGCTCTACGCCAGCCCGACTGTGATCAACAATGTCGAGACGCTGGCCTGCGTGCCGCATATCGTGGCGCGGGGCGCGGACTGGTTCCGCGGTATCGGCCCGGACAAAAGCCCCGGCCCGAAGCTCTACTGCCTCAGTGGGCAGGTGCGCAAACCCGGCCTCTATGAGTTGCCGATGGGCATACCGCTGCGCGAACTGGTCGAAGAACATGCCGGCGGGGCTTTGCCGGGACGCAAGATCAAGGCAGTGATCCCGGGCGGGGTCTCAGCGCCGGTCATCCCTGAACACGGGCTGGAGGTGAGAATGGATTTCGACTCGCTGGCTGCCGCCGGCTCGATGCTCGGTTCGGCTGGCGTTATCGTGATCGACGATAGCACCTGCATGGTCAAGGTCGCCACCAGGATTGTCGAGTTCTTCCACCACGAGTCCTGCGGCAAGTGCACGCCCTGCCGGGAAGGATTGAACTGGGTCGTGAAAGTCCTGCGCCGGGTTGAAGGCGGCGAAGGTGCTGCCGGCGATCTGGAGCAGCTGGAGATGCTCTGCAAGGGCATTTTCGGCAATACGTTTTGTGCCTTGGGTGACGGTGCAGCGATGGGATTGCGGGCAGCACTCAAGCATTTCCGAGATGAGTTCGTCGTCCATGTCGAGGAGCGGAGGTGCCCGTTTCACTGA